From Streptomyces sp. NBC_00370, a single genomic window includes:
- a CDS encoding sensor histidine kinase, producing the protein MDVNAAVAALAAIAGVCTGVIAMLAFRWSERDQARPTRTSLHTDAVLPPGVDTVLSVLRSSAVVLDESDAVVKASSAAYALGLVRGGKLAVEPMLHMARDTRRDGEIRQVELDLPRRGTGRGEALAVSARVAPLGSRLVLLLVEDLTEARRIEAVRRDFVANVSHELKTPVGALSLLSEAVMDASDDPEAVTRFAGRMQIEATRLTNLVQELIDLSRVQNDDPLEDAEPVRVDELVAEAIDRSRHAASTKQITMAAGGTVDLRVWGNRGQLAAALGNLVENAVNYSPARTRVGIAVNRVTNGGDAVEIAVTDQGIGISEKDRERVFERFYRVDPARSRATGGTGLGLAIVKHVAASHGGEVTVWSSEGQGSTFTLKLPEAGAARDRSTPMTGLDEDDQASYNADTSLVLDPPTVIPAPEVLP; encoded by the coding sequence ATGGACGTGAACGCGGCTGTCGCCGCATTGGCAGCGATCGCCGGCGTGTGTACCGGCGTGATCGCCATGCTGGCGTTCCGCTGGAGCGAGCGCGACCAGGCGAGACCGACGCGCACCTCGCTCCACACGGATGCCGTACTGCCCCCGGGCGTGGACACCGTGCTCTCCGTGCTCCGCTCGTCGGCCGTCGTACTCGACGAGAGCGACGCCGTGGTCAAGGCCAGCTCCGCCGCGTACGCGCTCGGCCTGGTCCGCGGCGGCAAGCTCGCCGTCGAACCCATGCTGCACATGGCGCGCGACACCCGCAGGGACGGCGAGATACGGCAGGTGGAGCTGGACCTGCCGCGCCGCGGCACCGGCCGCGGCGAAGCCCTCGCCGTGTCGGCGCGGGTCGCGCCGCTCGGCTCCCGGCTGGTCCTGCTGCTGGTGGAGGACCTCACGGAGGCCCGCCGTATCGAAGCCGTACGACGCGACTTCGTCGCCAACGTCAGCCATGAGCTGAAGACCCCCGTCGGCGCGCTCTCGCTGCTCTCCGAGGCTGTCATGGACGCTTCGGACGACCCCGAGGCGGTCACTCGCTTCGCCGGCCGCATGCAGATCGAGGCGACCCGGCTCACCAACCTCGTACAGGAACTCATAGACCTCTCCCGGGTGCAGAACGACGACCCGCTGGAGGACGCCGAGCCGGTACGCGTGGACGAACTCGTCGCCGAGGCCATCGACAGGTCCCGGCATGCTGCGTCCACGAAACAGATCACCATGGCCGCAGGCGGTACTGTCGACCTGCGCGTATGGGGAAACCGCGGCCAGCTCGCAGCGGCCCTCGGCAATCTCGTCGAGAACGCCGTCAACTACTCCCCGGCCCGCACCCGTGTCGGGATCGCGGTGAACCGGGTGACCAACGGCGGCGACGCCGTCGAGATAGCCGTGACCGACCAGGGCATCGGCATCTCGGAAAAGGACCGCGAGCGGGTCTTCGAGCGGTTCTACCGCGTCGACCCCGCCCGCTCCCGCGCCACGGGCGGTACGGGACTCGGCCTCGCCATCGTCAAGCACGTGGCCGCCTCGCACGGCGGGGAGGTCACCGTGTGGAGCTCCGAGGGCCAGGGCTCCACCTTCACCCTGAAGCTCCCCGAGGCGGGCGCCGCACGGGACCGTTCGACACCGATGACCGGCCTGGACGAAGACGACCAGGCCTCCTACAACGCTGACACCAGCCTGGTGCTGGATCCCCCGACCGTGATTCCTGCCCCGGAGGTCCTTCCGTGA
- the phoU gene encoding phosphate signaling complex protein PhoU, whose translation MRDAYHEELDSIGEDLVEMARLVGSAIGRATTAMLDADLKLAENVIAADQKVDDLQHQLEARAIALLARQQPVATDLRIVVTSLRMSADLERAGDLAQHVAKQARLRYPESPVPHDLHTTLLEMGQLAQRLMAKAAEVIITKDVDLALQLEQDDDEMDLLHRTLFQHLMDDRWKHGIETAVDVTLLGRYYERFADHAVSVAKRVVYLVTGEHADEIQQADIPVEGA comes from the coding sequence ATGCGGGACGCGTACCACGAGGAACTTGACTCGATAGGCGAGGACCTGGTCGAGATGGCCCGGCTGGTCGGTTCCGCCATCGGGCGTGCCACCACCGCCATGCTCGACGCCGACCTGAAGCTCGCGGAGAACGTGATCGCCGCGGACCAGAAGGTCGACGACCTGCAGCACCAGCTGGAGGCGCGCGCCATCGCACTGCTGGCGCGCCAGCAGCCCGTCGCGACGGATCTGCGGATCGTCGTCACGTCACTGCGGATGAGCGCGGACCTGGAACGCGCGGGCGACCTCGCCCAGCACGTCGCCAAGCAGGCGCGGCTGCGTTACCCGGAGTCGCCGGTGCCGCACGATCTGCACACGACGCTGCTGGAGATGGGGCAGCTGGCGCAGCGGCTGATGGCGAAGGCCGCCGAGGTCATCATCACGAAGGACGTCGACCTGGCGCTCCAGCTGGAGCAGGACGACGACGAGATGGACCTGCTGCACCGCACGCTGTTCCAGCACCTGATGGACGACCGCTGGAAGCACGGCATCGAGACCGCCGTGGACGTGACGCTGCTGGGCCGCTACTACGAGCGCTTCGCGGACCACGCGGTGTCGGTCGCGAAGCGGGTCGTCTACCTGGTGACGGGCGAACACGCGGACGAAATCCAGCAGGCGGACATCCCGGTAGAGGGCGCGTAG
- a CDS encoding DUF4265 domain-containing protein, with amino-acid sequence MTAPGANYVKLHFRLEIEDDWPPVGVEGLWAIDLGDGIVRLDNVPWFVPGVACGDVFLASADEEGLFWAGDVVRPSENCTIRLIVLRDKGSVAARQSVLDLFRDLGVRGEGVEQFRMVALDVPPTADLD; translated from the coding sequence GTGACAGCGCCCGGAGCCAACTACGTCAAGCTTCACTTCCGACTGGAGATAGAGGACGACTGGCCTCCTGTCGGGGTGGAGGGACTATGGGCCATCGACCTTGGGGACGGCATCGTGCGATTGGACAACGTTCCCTGGTTCGTTCCAGGGGTCGCCTGTGGCGATGTGTTCCTTGCGAGTGCCGACGAGGAAGGGCTGTTCTGGGCCGGTGATGTGGTGCGGCCCTCCGAGAACTGCACCATTCGGCTGATCGTGCTGCGCGACAAGGGGTCGGTCGCCGCGCGCCAGAGCGTGCTTGACCTCTTTCGTGACCTTGGGGTTCGTGGGGAGGGGGTCGAGCAGTTCCGGATGGTTGCGCTGGACGTCCCGCCCACTGCCGATCTCGACTAG
- a CDS encoding DUF6928 family protein, which produces MPWPGEEGDPYALPFHPLELGEDALRALCGFIQEGMPESDDVDAENIELHGFVVRDPNGPDPAESEAAKRRAVEALGRRSYTMGPDGVLIAQDGL; this is translated from the coding sequence ATTCCGTGGCCGGGCGAGGAAGGCGATCCGTACGCACTGCCCTTCCACCCTCTGGAGCTCGGCGAAGACGCGCTGCGTGCGCTCTGCGGCTTCATCCAGGAGGGCATGCCGGAGTCTGACGACGTCGACGCGGAGAACATTGAGCTCCACGGCTTCGTCGTACGAGACCCGAACGGCCCCGATCCTGCGGAGAGCGAGGCGGCGAAGCGGAGAGCAGTAGAGGCGCTGGGCCGCCGCAGTTACACGATGGGACCTGACGGTGTCTTGATCGCACAGGACGGCCTCTAG
- a CDS encoding DUF1877 domain-containing protein, translating into MAVTQLLARIPAEYLAACRESASASPDGDPRWDPPASDIVDLDWAPALLTRLGEVSGLDDVRLDALRQATNGDTTVDLGFLSTHPHAIGPFGPAPTALSSTQVASVSELLDQIDMHSLLATLPTDNREAGCLIGHGADHITGGPREYLLKHFNALRGFYSDAAKRHLLVVLWWD; encoded by the coding sequence ATGGCCGTCACCCAACTTCTCGCCCGCATTCCGGCGGAGTATCTCGCCGCGTGCCGCGAGTCAGCCAGCGCCTCACCAGACGGTGATCCTCGCTGGGATCCGCCGGCATCGGACATCGTGGACCTGGACTGGGCGCCGGCCTTGCTCACCCGCCTGGGCGAGGTGTCTGGCCTCGATGATGTTCGCCTCGACGCTCTCCGCCAGGCCACCAACGGCGACACCACTGTGGACCTAGGTTTTCTCAGTACGCACCCGCACGCCATCGGCCCGTTCGGGCCCGCCCCTACGGCTCTGTCCAGCACTCAAGTGGCGAGCGTCTCGGAGCTGCTCGACCAGATCGACATGCACTCCCTCCTGGCCACCCTGCCTACCGACAACCGCGAAGCCGGATGCCTGATCGGCCACGGGGCTGATCACATCACCGGCGGACCGCGCGAGTACCTGCTAAAGCACTTCAACGCCCTGCGTGGCTTCTACAGCGACGCAGCAAAGCGCCACCTGCTCGTCGTGCTCTGGTGGGACTGA